The Jiangella sp. DSM 45060 genome contains the following window.
TTCGAGACGCTGTCCACCCGGCTGCGCGAGATGGCCTTCCTCAACAAGGGCCTCACCATCGTGCTGCGCGACGAGCGCCCCACCGAGCCCGACGCCGGTGCCGAGGACGACGTCGACGCCGACTCCGAGGCGCCGGACGGTCCGCGCGAGGTCCGGTACCGCTACGACGACGGCCTGGTCGACTACGTCAACCACCTCAACACCGCCAAGACGCCGATCCACCCCACCGTCATCTCCTGGGAGGCCGAGTCGACCGACGTCGACGGCCAGCCGATGAGCCTCGAGATGGCGCTGCAGTGGAACGACCAGTTCACCGAGTCGGTGCACACGTTCGCCAACACCATCAACACCCACGAGGGCGGCACCCACGAAGAGGGCTTCCGCGCCGCGCTGACCACGCTGGTCAACCGGTTCGCCCGCGACTGGGGCGTGCTGAAGGAGAAGGACGCCAACCTCACCGGCGACGACGTCCGCGAGGGCCTCACCGCCATCATCAGCATCAAGATCGCCGAGCCGCAGTTCGAGGGCCAGACGAAGACCAAGCTCGGCAACACCGAGGCCAAGGGTTTCGTCCAGCGCATCGTCAACGAGCAGCTGGGCGCCTGGTTCGAGCAGAACCCGTCCGAGGGCAAGCTCATCGCGCGCAAGGCGCAGAGCGCGGCCATCGCCCGCGTCGCGGCCCGCAAGGCCCGCGACGCCGCCCGCAGCCGCAAGGGCCTCATGGGCGGCGGCGGCCTGCCGGGCAAGCTGGCCGACTGCCAGTCGACCAACCCTGAGGAGTGCGAGCTCTTCATCGTCGAGGGCGACTCCGCCGGCGGCCCGGCCAAGCAGGGCCGCGACCCGAAGGTGCAGGCCATCCTCCCGATCCGCGGCAAGATCCTCAACGTCGAGAAGGCGCGCATCGACAAGATCCTGCAGAACCAGGAGGTCCAGGCGATCATCAACGCCCTGGGCACCGGGGTGCACGAGGAGTTCGACCTCAACCGCCTGCGCTATCACAAGATCGTGCTGATGGCCGACGCCGACGTCGACGGCCAGCACATCCGCACCCTGCTGCTGACCCTGCTGTTCCGGTTCATGAAGCCGGTCGTCGAACACGGCCACGTGTTCCTCGCCTGCCCGCCGCTCTACAAACTCAAGTGGGGCGGCCGTGACTCCGCTCCCGAGTACGCGTACTCCGACCGCGAGCGGGACGCGTTGCTGCGGGCCGGCCAGGAGGCCGGCAAGCGGCTGCCGAAGGACGAGGGCATCCAGCGCTACAAGGGTCTGGGCGAGATGAACGACGACGAGCTGTGGGAGACCACCATGGACCCCGAGCAGCGGCTGCTGCTGCAGGTCACGCTCGACGACGCCGCTCAGGCCGACGAGGTGTTCAGCACCCTGATGGGCGAGGACGTCGAGAGCCGGCGCAAGTTCATCCAGCGCAACGCCCGCGACGTCCGCTTCCTGGACATCTAGTCGCGCCGGACATGAAACACAACGGGGACGAAGACAACCGTGGGCCTGTCCCGCGCGTCATTCATGACGTGTGGCCGGCAGGTCGCACCTGGAGGAACCACTCGTGACCAACGACACCACCACGGCCGGCGACGCGTTCGGACCCGGGGGACGGATCGAGCCTGTCGATCTGCAGGTCGAGATGCAGCGCAGCTATCTCGACTACGCGATGACGGTCATCGTCTCCAGGGCGCTGCCCGACGTCCGTGACGGTCTCAAGCCGGTGCACCGCCGCGTCCTGTACGCGATGTTCGACGGCGGCTACCGGCCCGATCGCGGTTTCTCCAAGTGCTCCCGCGTCGTCGGCGACGTCATGGGCAACTACCACCCGCACGGCGACACCGCCATCTACGACACCCTGGTCCGGCTGGGCCAGTGGTGGTCGATGCGGTACCCGCTGGTGCAGGGGCAGGGCAACTTCGGGTCGCGCGGTGACGACCGCCAGGCGGCCATGCGCTACACCGAGTGCCGCATGGCGCCGCTGGCCAT
Protein-coding sequences here:
- the gyrB gene encoding DNA topoisomerase (ATP-hydrolyzing) subunit B, whose product is MTDTTSYDASAITVLEGLEAVRKRPGMYIGSTGERGLHHLVYEVVDNSVDEALAGYCDHIDITLLPGDGVRVVDNGRGIPVDEHPVEKRPAVEVVMTVLHAGGKFGGSGYKVSGGLHGVGVSVVNALSTKVDVEIHRDGYRWTQSYTYGVPDAPLERHEASERTGNSTTFYASSDIFETTTYDFETLSTRLREMAFLNKGLTIVLRDERPTEPDAGAEDDVDADSEAPDGPREVRYRYDDGLVDYVNHLNTAKTPIHPTVISWEAESTDVDGQPMSLEMALQWNDQFTESVHTFANTINTHEGGTHEEGFRAALTTLVNRFARDWGVLKEKDANLTGDDVREGLTAIISIKIAEPQFEGQTKTKLGNTEAKGFVQRIVNEQLGAWFEQNPSEGKLIARKAQSAAIARVAARKARDAARSRKGLMGGGGLPGKLADCQSTNPEECELFIVEGDSAGGPAKQGRDPKVQAILPIRGKILNVEKARIDKILQNQEVQAIINALGTGVHEEFDLNRLRYHKIVLMADADVDGQHIRTLLLTLLFRFMKPVVEHGHVFLACPPLYKLKWGGRDSAPEYAYSDRERDALLRAGQEAGKRLPKDEGIQRYKGLGEMNDDELWETTMDPEQRLLLQVTLDDAAQADEVFSTLMGEDVESRRKFIQRNARDVRFLDI